In one Aeromicrobium erythreum genomic region, the following are encoded:
- a CDS encoding site-2 protease family protein has product MSVPSNPPPRGTIRFGRLGGADLVARPSLLVMGVVLVVLFAPRFQAEARTSAYLLAASFVLALYVSVLVHELAHLGVARAFGMRVPSVTLHLLGGETAIEGESRTPFQELLTSIVGPLASLGIGLLAHALADGSDGVARDLWWSIGWVNLLVAAFNMLPGLPLDGGRVLRALIWMATRSERLGVVVTAWIGRIAAVGISAFVLWRAAQGETWSARWWLDVVLVAFVASFLWVGATGALRGADRGTRMNGLRADELGRPLTDDVSPHWPRLSVRTQGTALLRAMTARPAEVYLLVDDEERPVGVLLASDVDAAYRRES; this is encoded by the coding sequence GTGAGCGTCCCGTCGAACCCGCCGCCGCGTGGCACGATCCGCTTCGGCCGGCTGGGCGGTGCCGACCTGGTGGCTCGGCCCTCGCTCCTGGTGATGGGTGTCGTCCTCGTGGTGCTGTTCGCGCCGCGCTTCCAGGCCGAGGCCCGGACGAGCGCCTACCTGCTGGCCGCGAGCTTCGTCCTGGCGCTCTACGTGTCGGTGCTCGTGCACGAGCTCGCTCACCTGGGCGTCGCGCGCGCGTTCGGCATGCGGGTCCCGTCGGTCACGTTGCACCTGCTCGGCGGGGAGACGGCGATCGAGGGGGAGAGCCGCACGCCCTTTCAGGAGCTGCTGACGTCGATCGTCGGACCCCTGGCCTCGCTCGGCATCGGGCTCCTGGCGCACGCGCTCGCCGACGGCAGCGACGGCGTCGCGCGCGACCTCTGGTGGTCCATCGGGTGGGTGAACCTGCTCGTCGCGGCCTTCAACATGCTGCCCGGCCTCCCGCTCGACGGCGGCCGCGTGCTGCGCGCGCTGATCTGGATGGCCACGCGGTCCGAGCGCCTCGGCGTCGTCGTGACTGCGTGGATCGGGCGGATCGCGGCCGTCGGCATCAGTGCCTTTGTCCTCTGGCGCGCCGCGCAGGGCGAGACGTGGAGCGCCCGTTGGTGGCTCGACGTCGTCCTCGTCGCGTTCGTCGCCTCGTTCCTCTGGGTGGGTGCCACCGGCGCGCTGCGCGGTGCCGACCGCGGCACCCGCATGAACGGACTGCGCGCCGACGAGCTCGGCCGTCCGCTCACCGACGACGTCTCGCCCCACTGGCCCCGCCTCAGCGTCCGGACGCAGGGCACCGCCCTGCTGCGCGCGATGACCGCGCGCCCGGCCGAGGTGTACCTGCTCGTCGACGACGAGGAGCGGCCGGTGGGCGTCCTCCTGGCGTCGGACGTCGACGCCGCCTACCGAAGGGAATCATGA
- a CDS encoding HAD family hydrolase, producing MTTPAAVLWDLDGTIVDTEPLWMAAETALAAQYGATWTEEDGLGLVGNDLMESARIIEARIDSGLTPEQIVAHLVEEIVVAMRRDLPWRPGARELVHALADAGVPQALVTMSYREIAQPVVDLLPFDAVVTGDSVTHGKPHPEPYLAAARALGVDAASCLAIEDSATGAASADAAGCVVLAVPHMVSVPDGPRRRLRTTLAGLDPAGVAALWSGA from the coding sequence GTGACCACACCCGCCGCCGTCCTCTGGGACCTCGACGGCACGATCGTCGACACCGAGCCGCTCTGGATGGCCGCCGAGACCGCGCTCGCCGCGCAGTACGGCGCGACCTGGACCGAGGAGGACGGTCTCGGTCTCGTCGGCAACGACCTCATGGAGTCCGCGCGCATCATCGAGGCGCGGATCGACTCAGGGCTCACGCCGGAGCAGATCGTCGCCCACCTGGTCGAGGAGATCGTCGTCGCGATGCGTCGCGACCTGCCGTGGCGCCCGGGCGCGCGCGAGCTGGTGCACGCGCTGGCCGATGCCGGCGTGCCCCAGGCGCTGGTCACGATGTCGTACCGCGAGATCGCGCAGCCGGTCGTCGACCTCCTGCCGTTCGACGCCGTCGTCACGGGCGACAGCGTCACCCACGGCAAGCCGCACCCCGAGCCCTATCTCGCTGCCGCACGGGCGCTCGGCGTCGACGCCGCGTCATGCCTCGCGATCGAGGACTCCGCCACCGGTGCGGCCTCGGCCGACGCCGCCGGGTGCGTCGTGCTGGCCGTGCCCCACATGGTCAGCGTCCCCGACGGACCCCGTCGGCGGCTGCGCACCACCCTGGCGGGCCTCGACCCCGCGGGTGTCGCAGCCCTGTGGTCGGGCGCCTGA
- a CDS encoding MFS transporter, whose protein sequence is MTELTPRTGGALPVRGWARGPLRPFRHPQYRPLIGAAAFELLGEGVWVIAVVWQVIALGGGPGALSLAVTGYALGMVATVLVGGVAADRVPQRRILMATATTRMVVLAVVAALALAGGLEIWHLTVGGAVLGMAVGFYFPAYSALLPSVVEADDLLAANGVEGFLRPTLQHAGGPALGSLVVATASPAWALLVVAVCQLCCLLTLLLLRPVPLRRDAAALGDHPLRGAIADLRGGLHYMVRTPWFLATLLFACLMLLLVVGPMDVLIPFVVKDGGGDATGHAWILAAYGAGSALASLGMSMLRMPRRYLTVMVLMWGVGCLPFVVVGFTSSVPAIAVALFVVGVLLSAPMVIWGTLLQRRVPPDLLGRASSLDFFVSLLLVPASVALAGPAGELVGVREVFLVASVVPVVVAVLAIVGARMPADEVAHPL, encoded by the coding sequence ATGACCGAGCTCACGCCCCGGACCGGTGGCGCGCTGCCGGTCCGGGGGTGGGCCCGCGGACCGCTGCGTCCGTTCCGCCACCCCCAGTACCGCCCACTCATCGGCGCGGCGGCCTTCGAGCTGCTCGGCGAGGGCGTCTGGGTCATCGCGGTCGTGTGGCAGGTGATCGCCCTCGGCGGCGGTCCCGGGGCGCTCTCGCTGGCCGTCACGGGCTACGCGCTCGGCATGGTCGCCACGGTGCTCGTCGGCGGCGTCGCGGCCGACCGGGTGCCGCAGCGGCGCATCCTCATGGCCACGGCGACCACCCGCATGGTCGTCCTGGCCGTCGTCGCGGCGCTGGCGCTCGCCGGGGGGCTGGAGATCTGGCACCTGACCGTCGGCGGCGCCGTGCTCGGCATGGCGGTCGGGTTCTACTTCCCGGCCTACAGCGCGCTGCTGCCCTCGGTGGTCGAGGCCGACGACCTCCTCGCGGCCAACGGCGTCGAGGGGTTCCTGCGGCCGACGCTCCAGCACGCCGGAGGTCCCGCGCTGGGCAGCCTCGTGGTGGCCACGGCCTCCCCCGCGTGGGCGCTCCTGGTGGTCGCCGTGTGCCAGCTGTGCTGCCTGCTCACCCTGCTGCTCCTGCGGCCCGTCCCGCTGCGCCGCGACGCCGCGGCCCTCGGCGACCATCCGCTGCGTGGCGCGATCGCCGACCTGCGCGGCGGACTGCACTACATGGTCAGGACGCCCTGGTTCCTCGCGACGTTGCTCTTCGCCTGTCTCATGCTGCTGCTCGTCGTCGGTCCGATGGACGTGCTCATCCCGTTCGTGGTCAAGGACGGCGGGGGCGACGCGACGGGCCACGCGTGGATCCTGGCGGCCTACGGCGCGGGCAGCGCCCTCGCCTCGCTCGGCATGAGCATGCTGCGGATGCCGCGGCGCTACCTCACCGTCATGGTGCTCATGTGGGGCGTCGGCTGCCTGCCGTTCGTGGTCGTCGGCTTCACGTCGTCGGTGCCCGCGATCGCCGTGGCCCTGTTCGTCGTCGGCGTCCTGCTCTCCGCGCCCATGGTGATCTGGGGCACGTTGCTGCAGCGTCGGGTGCCGCCGGACCTGCTCGGACGAGCGTCGAGCCTCGACTTCTTCGTCTCGCTGCTGCTGGTGCCCGCGTCCGTCGCTCTCGCCGGTCCCGCAGGCGAGCTGGTCGGCGTGCGCGAGGTGTTCCTCGTCGCCTCGGTGGTCCCGGTGGTCGTCGCGGTCCTGGCCATCGTGGGGGCGCGGATGCCGGCCGACGAGGTCGCGCACCCGCTGTGA
- the metH gene encoding methionine synthase, translated as MVLDGAMGTAIQRDRPDEAGYRGERFKDWPSDVVGNNDLLTLTQPDIIAGIHREYLEAGADVIETNTFNANAVSLRDYDMVELAYELNYEAAALARREADAVTAQDPDRPRYVAGALGPTTRTASISPDVNDPGARNVSYTELVDAYAEATRALLDGGADLVFIETIFDTLNARAAIFAVETVFEEYGRRWPIVISGTITDASGRTLSGQTTEAFWYSVRHAKPLLVGLNCALGAEEMRPYVAELSRLADCFVSCYPNAGLPNAFGEYDEAPDQTAAVLREFAEAGLYNLVGGCCGTTPDHIAHIARVVEGLPPRVPATVEPALRLSGLEPLVVDADSLFVNVGERTNITGSARFRNLIRDGDYDTALAVALQQVENGAQVIDVNMDEGMIDGVAAMDRFLKLVAAEPDICRVPVMVDSSKWEVIEAGLRVLQGKSIVNSISLKEGEEPFVEHARLCRKYGAAVVVMAFDEDGQADNLERRKQICERAYRILVDEVGFPPEDIIFDPNVFAVATGIEEHAEYGTDFIEGTRWIKQNLPHALVSGGVSNVSFSFRGNNAVREAIHAVFLFHAIKAGMDMGIVNAGALVVYDQVDETLRERIEDVVLNRRPDATERLLEIAGEFAGTGEKAEAASEEWRSLPIGERITHALVKGIDAHVEDDTEELRSLIEERGGKPIEVIEGPLMDGMNVVGDLFGAGKMFLPQVVKSARVMKKAVAYLIPYIEATKDESDKGRSNGTVIMATVKGDVHDIGKNIVGVVLQCNNYDVIDLGVMVPPQKILDAAKEHDADVIGLSGLITPSLDEMVTVAGEMERQGFDVPLLIGGATTSRAHTAVKVDERYHGPVVWVKDASRSVPVVASLLSDAQKPQFLEALKDDYDGLRERHAARQDTRKLLPIEEARADATPIDWDGYAPPQPQWEVGVPHVLEDYPLDELRQYIDWQPFFNAWEMKGRFPDILHNPATGEAASKLYADAQEMLDRIVAERWLTARGVVGIFPANGRGDDTVLFADQAREESVAVLHHLRQQTEHRQGVAHKSLADFVAPLETGLPDHVGAFAVTAGLGSADRIAEFKEQLDDYSAILLEALADRLAEAFAERLHERVRREIWGYQPEESLDNEQLIAEKYVGIRPAPGYPACPEHTEKQTLWELLDVEKHTGIELTESMAMWPGASVSGWYFSHPQSQYMVVGRLGRDQVADYAERKGWSVAEAERWLSPNLGYRPDDE; from the coding sequence ATGGTGCTCGACGGCGCCATGGGCACCGCGATCCAGCGCGACCGGCCCGACGAGGCCGGCTACCGCGGCGAGCGCTTCAAGGACTGGCCGAGCGACGTCGTCGGCAACAACGACCTGCTGACGCTCACCCAGCCCGACATCATCGCCGGCATCCACCGCGAGTACCTCGAGGCCGGCGCCGACGTCATCGAGACCAACACGTTCAACGCCAACGCCGTCTCCCTGCGCGACTACGACATGGTCGAGCTCGCCTACGAGCTGAACTACGAGGCGGCTGCCCTCGCCCGTCGCGAGGCCGACGCGGTGACCGCCCAGGACCCCGACCGGCCGCGCTACGTCGCCGGTGCGCTCGGCCCGACGACCCGCACCGCCTCGATCTCCCCCGACGTCAACGACCCGGGTGCGCGCAACGTCTCCTACACCGAGCTCGTCGACGCCTACGCCGAGGCCACGCGGGCGCTCCTCGACGGCGGTGCCGACCTCGTCTTCATCGAGACCATCTTCGACACGCTCAACGCGCGCGCCGCGATCTTCGCCGTCGAGACGGTGTTCGAGGAGTACGGCCGTCGCTGGCCGATCGTCATCTCCGGCACCATCACCGACGCGTCCGGGCGCACGCTCTCGGGCCAGACCACCGAGGCCTTCTGGTACTCCGTGCGGCACGCCAAGCCGCTGCTGGTCGGCCTGAACTGCGCGCTGGGCGCCGAGGAGATGCGGCCCTACGTCGCCGAGCTCTCGCGCCTGGCCGACTGCTTCGTGTCCTGCTACCCCAACGCCGGTCTGCCCAACGCGTTCGGCGAGTACGACGAGGCGCCGGACCAGACGGCGGCCGTGCTGCGCGAGTTCGCCGAGGCGGGCCTGTACAACCTCGTCGGCGGCTGCTGCGGCACGACGCCCGACCACATCGCGCACATCGCGCGGGTCGTCGAGGGCCTGCCCCCGCGGGTGCCCGCCACCGTCGAGCCCGCGCTGCGGCTCTCGGGCCTCGAGCCGCTCGTGGTCGACGCCGACTCGTTGTTCGTCAACGTCGGCGAGCGCACCAACATCACCGGCTCGGCCCGCTTCCGCAACCTCATCCGCGACGGCGACTACGACACCGCCCTCGCCGTCGCCCTGCAGCAGGTCGAGAACGGCGCGCAGGTCATCGACGTCAACATGGACGAGGGCATGATCGACGGCGTCGCCGCGATGGACCGCTTCCTCAAGCTCGTCGCGGCCGAGCCCGACATCTGCCGCGTCCCGGTCATGGTCGACTCCTCCAAGTGGGAGGTCATCGAGGCCGGTCTGCGCGTGCTGCAGGGCAAGTCGATCGTCAACTCGATCTCCCTGAAGGAGGGCGAGGAGCCCTTCGTCGAGCACGCGCGGCTGTGCCGCAAGTACGGTGCCGCCGTCGTCGTCATGGCCTTCGACGAGGACGGCCAGGCCGACAACCTCGAGCGACGCAAGCAGATCTGCGAGCGGGCGTACCGGATCCTCGTCGACGAGGTCGGCTTCCCGCCCGAGGACATCATCTTCGACCCGAACGTGTTCGCGGTCGCCACCGGCATCGAGGAGCACGCCGAGTACGGCACCGACTTCATCGAGGGCACGCGCTGGATCAAGCAGAACCTCCCGCACGCGCTCGTCTCGGGCGGCGTCTCGAACGTCTCGTTCTCCTTCCGCGGCAACAACGCCGTGCGCGAGGCGATCCACGCCGTGTTCCTGTTCCACGCCATCAAGGCGGGCATGGACATGGGCATCGTCAACGCCGGTGCGCTGGTGGTCTACGACCAGGTCGACGAGACGCTGCGCGAGCGCATCGAGGACGTCGTGCTCAACCGCCGCCCCGACGCCACGGAGCGGCTGCTCGAGATCGCCGGCGAGTTCGCGGGCACCGGCGAGAAGGCCGAGGCCGCCAGCGAGGAGTGGCGCTCGCTGCCCATCGGCGAGCGCATCACGCACGCGCTCGTCAAGGGCATCGACGCCCACGTCGAGGACGACACCGAGGAGCTGCGCTCGCTCATCGAGGAGCGCGGGGGCAAGCCCATCGAGGTCATCGAGGGACCGCTCATGGACGGCATGAACGTCGTCGGCGACCTCTTCGGCGCGGGCAAGATGTTCCTCCCCCAGGTCGTGAAGTCCGCACGCGTGATGAAGAAGGCCGTCGCCTACCTCATCCCGTACATCGAGGCCACGAAGGACGAGTCCGACAAGGGCCGCAGCAACGGCACGGTCATCATGGCCACGGTCAAGGGCGACGTGCACGACATCGGCAAGAACATCGTCGGCGTCGTGCTGCAGTGCAACAACTACGACGTGATCGACCTCGGCGTCATGGTCCCGCCGCAGAAGATCCTCGACGCGGCGAAGGAGCACGACGCCGACGTGATCGGCCTGTCGGGGCTGATCACGCCCTCGCTCGATGAGATGGTCACCGTCGCCGGCGAGATGGAGCGCCAGGGCTTCGACGTCCCGCTCCTCATCGGTGGCGCGACGACGTCGCGGGCGCACACGGCCGTCAAGGTCGACGAGCGCTACCACGGCCCCGTGGTGTGGGTGAAGGACGCGTCGCGCTCGGTCCCGGTCGTCGCGTCGCTGCTGTCCGACGCGCAGAAGCCGCAGTTCCTCGAGGCGCTCAAGGACGACTACGACGGGCTGCGCGAGCGGCACGCCGCCCGCCAGGACACGCGCAAGCTGCTGCCCATCGAGGAGGCGCGCGCCGACGCGACCCCGATCGACTGGGACGGCTACGCCCCGCCGCAGCCGCAGTGGGAGGTGGGCGTCCCGCACGTCCTGGAGGACTACCCCCTCGACGAGCTGCGCCAGTACATCGACTGGCAGCCGTTCTTCAACGCGTGGGAGATGAAGGGACGCTTCCCCGACATCCTGCACAACCCCGCCACCGGCGAGGCGGCCTCCAAGCTCTACGCCGACGCCCAGGAGATGCTCGACCGCATCGTCGCCGAGCGCTGGCTGACGGCGCGGGGCGTGGTCGGCATCTTCCCCGCCAACGGACGCGGCGACGACACCGTCCTCTTCGCCGACCAGGCGCGCGAGGAGTCCGTGGCCGTCCTGCACCACCTGCGCCAGCAGACCGAGCACCGCCAGGGCGTCGCCCACAAGAGCCTCGCCGACTTCGTCGCGCCGCTGGAGACCGGGCTCCCGGACCACGTGGGCGCGTTCGCCGTCACCGCGGGCCTCGGGAGCGCCGACCGCATCGCCGAGTTCAAGGAGCAGCTCGACGACTACAGCGCCATCCTGCTCGAGGCGCTCGCCGACCGGCTCGCCGAGGCGTTCGCCGAGCGGCTCCACGAGCGTGTCCGCCGCGAGATCTGGGGCTACCAGCCGGAGGAGTCGCTCGACAACGAGCAGCTCATCGCCGAGAAGTACGTCGGCATCCGCCCGGCGCCCGGCTACCCGGCATGCCCGGAGCACACCGAGAAGCAGACGCTGTGGGAGCTGCTCGACGTCGAGAAGCACACCGGCATCGAGCTCACCGAGAGCATGGCGATGTGGCCCGGCGCCTCCGTGAGCGGCTGGTACTTCTCGCACCCGCAGTCGCAGTACATGGTCGTCGGCCGCCTCGGCCGCGACCAGGTCGCCGACTACGCCGAGCGGAAGGGCTGGAGCGTCGCCGAGGCGGAGCGCTGGCTCTCCCCCAACCTCGGGTACCGCCCTGACGACGAGTAG
- a CDS encoding PAC2 family protein: MQSIPPLNDPWMVAAFEGWNDAGDAASSVVDHLVDEWDAQVLAELDPEDYYDFQVTRPIVHPDEDGARVLHWPTPTLWHARPRSSERDVLLFKAPEPNFRWKHFCSTVLGLARLAGVTEVVTLGALLADTPHTRPVPVSGSTSDPTLAERLSLRPSSYVGPVGINAVLGEVASADGLPAISLWAAVPHYVAEPPCPKATLALLGSLEDAVGVPLPQGALEEMAQAWQHGADDLMAQDPEIAEYVSELEEEHTTDELPEASGDAIAREFERYLRRRNVDGGP, encoded by the coding sequence GTGCAGTCGATCCCCCCGTTGAACGACCCCTGGATGGTGGCCGCGTTCGAGGGCTGGAACGACGCCGGCGACGCTGCGTCGTCGGTCGTCGACCACCTCGTCGACGAGTGGGACGCGCAGGTGCTCGCCGAGCTCGACCCGGAGGACTACTACGACTTCCAGGTGACCCGGCCGATCGTCCACCCCGACGAGGACGGTGCGCGGGTGCTGCACTGGCCCACGCCGACCCTGTGGCACGCGCGCCCACGCTCCTCCGAGCGCGACGTGCTGCTGTTCAAGGCGCCCGAGCCGAACTTCCGCTGGAAGCACTTCTGCTCCACGGTGCTGGGGCTTGCGCGGCTCGCCGGGGTGACCGAGGTGGTCACGCTCGGCGCGCTGCTCGCGGACACGCCGCACACCCGACCGGTGCCGGTCAGCGGCTCGACGAGCGACCCGACCCTGGCCGAGCGGCTCTCGCTGCGGCCCTCCAGCTACGTCGGACCGGTCGGCATCAACGCGGTGCTCGGCGAGGTCGCGTCGGCCGACGGACTGCCCGCCATCTCGTTGTGGGCCGCCGTGCCGCACTACGTGGCCGAGCCGCCGTGCCCGAAGGCCACGCTGGCCCTCCTCGGGTCGCTCGAGGACGCCGTCGGCGTGCCGCTCCCCCAGGGCGCGCTCGAGGAGATGGCCCAGGCCTGGCAGCACGGCGCCGACGACCTCATGGCGCAGGACCCGGAGATCGCCGAGTACGTGTCGGAGCTCGAGGAGGAGCACACGACCGACGAGCTGCCCGAGGCCAGCGGCGACGCGATCGCGCGCGAGTTCGAGCGCTACCTGCGCCGGCGCAACGTCGACGGCGGTCCGTGA
- a CDS encoding DUF2786 domain-containing protein, whose amino-acid sequence MSDDATLRRVRQLLVLADDPGATPAEAQACRDKAEALMARYGIDAALLAAEGHRTSGVVDAYLRLDGPYLRDKATLAVHVAHALRCQSVLVGGERTTTVHVFGFEADVRGTEILVTSLLLQAAHELARVTVPPGEHTAAFRRSWWQGFAQAVYVRLRSVEDEARADAQAERSQEQPSVELVLADRSAEVESAMHARYGGLRRAPRRRLSGGGLADGYASGRRADLGRGTSLQG is encoded by the coding sequence GTGAGCGACGACGCCACCCTGCGTCGGGTCCGGCAGCTGCTCGTGCTCGCCGACGACCCGGGAGCGACGCCTGCCGAGGCTCAGGCCTGCCGCGACAAGGCCGAGGCGCTGATGGCCCGCTACGGCATCGACGCCGCGCTGCTCGCCGCCGAGGGGCACCGCACGAGCGGGGTCGTCGACGCCTACCTGCGGCTCGACGGGCCCTACCTGCGCGACAAGGCGACGCTCGCAGTGCACGTCGCCCACGCGCTGCGCTGCCAGTCGGTGCTGGTGGGCGGCGAGCGGACCACCACGGTGCACGTCTTCGGCTTCGAGGCCGACGTGCGGGGCACCGAGATCCTCGTGACGAGCCTGCTGCTGCAGGCAGCACACGAGCTGGCCCGGGTGACGGTGCCACCCGGCGAGCACACCGCGGCCTTCCGCCGCTCGTGGTGGCAGGGCTTCGCGCAGGCGGTCTACGTGAGGCTGCGCAGCGTCGAGGACGAGGCCCGCGCCGACGCCCAGGCGGAGCGTTCGCAGGAGCAGCCGTCGGTCGAGCTCGTCCTGGCCGACCGCAGCGCGGAGGTCGAGTCGGCGATGCACGCCCGGTACGGCGGCCTGCGGCGCGCTCCGCGGCGCCGGCTCAGCGGTGGCGGGCTCGCCGACGGCTACGCCAGCGGCAGGCGAGCCGACCTGGGGCGCGGCACGTCGCTGCAGGGCTGA
- the mshC gene encoding cysteine--1-D-myo-inosityl 2-amino-2-deoxy-alpha-D-glucopyranoside ligase, translating to MRAWTGPEVPTIELSGVDVPPLRIHDTRASALVESAPEHVARLYVCGITPYDATHLGHASTYLTFDLLQRQWLARGLDVSYTQNVTDVDDPLLERATATGVDWQELAERETELFRTDMSALRVLAPQHYVGAVESIDLVTALVERLGDAVYRVDDDLYFDVHADAAFGSVSGLDDDTMRRVFGERGGDPDRSGKRHPLDCLVWQAPREGEPSWESPLGPGRPGWHVECAAIALEHLGTDFDVQGGGSDLAFPHHEMSASEARVATGEEFARAFVHAGMVGFEGEKMSKSKGNLVLVSRLRESGTDPMAIRLALLAHHYRSDWEWFDADLTSAEERLARWRTAVERPTSAPADDVVRDVLAALSDDLDAPRALAAVDAWAAADGSDTDASARVRAALDLLLGVLL from the coding sequence ATGCGCGCCTGGACGGGTCCCGAGGTCCCCACGATCGAGCTCTCCGGGGTCGACGTCCCGCCGCTGCGGATCCACGACACGCGTGCGTCGGCACTCGTGGAGTCCGCGCCCGAGCACGTCGCGCGGCTCTACGTCTGCGGCATCACGCCCTACGACGCCACCCACCTGGGACACGCCTCGACCTACCTGACGTTCGACCTGCTGCAGCGCCAGTGGCTGGCGCGAGGGCTCGACGTCTCGTACACCCAGAACGTCACCGACGTCGACGACCCGCTGCTCGAGCGGGCGACGGCGACGGGCGTCGACTGGCAGGAGCTCGCCGAGCGCGAGACCGAGCTGTTCCGCACCGACATGTCCGCCCTGCGCGTGCTGGCGCCCCAGCACTACGTCGGCGCGGTGGAGTCGATCGACCTCGTCACCGCCCTGGTCGAGCGTCTCGGCGACGCCGTCTACCGGGTCGACGACGACCTCTACTTCGACGTGCACGCCGACGCCGCGTTCGGCTCGGTGTCGGGGCTGGACGACGACACGATGCGCCGCGTGTTCGGCGAGCGTGGCGGCGATCCCGACCGGTCCGGCAAGCGGCACCCGCTCGACTGCCTCGTGTGGCAGGCGCCCCGCGAGGGCGAACCCTCCTGGGAGTCGCCGCTGGGTCCTGGGCGCCCCGGCTGGCACGTGGAGTGCGCGGCGATCGCGCTCGAGCACCTCGGCACCGACTTCGACGTGCAGGGCGGCGGCTCCGACCTCGCGTTCCCGCACCACGAGATGTCCGCGTCGGAGGCGCGCGTCGCCACCGGCGAGGAGTTCGCCCGCGCCTTCGTGCACGCCGGCATGGTCGGCTTCGAGGGCGAGAAGATGTCGAAGAGCAAGGGCAACCTCGTCCTCGTGTCGCGGCTGCGCGAGTCCGGCACCGACCCCATGGCCATCCGGCTCGCCCTGCTCGCCCACCACTACCGCAGCGACTGGGAGTGGTTCGACGCCGACCTCACGTCCGCCGAGGAGCGTCTCGCGCGCTGGCGCACGGCCGTCGAGCGGCCCACGTCTGCGCCGGCCGACGACGTCGTGCGCGACGTGCTGGCGGCCCTCTCCGACGACCTCGACGCTCCGCGCGCCCTCGCGGCCGTCGACGCCTGGGCCGCGGCCGACGGGTCCGACACCGACGCGTCCGCGCGCGTGCGGGCCGCGCTCGACCTCCTGCTCGGCGTCCTACTCTGA
- a CDS encoding FHA domain-containing protein: MPGLAADVTVELLRDSGAVASARVTSAGHRVVLHSRDLDVLVAGRSGGDLRTVAARLADDGWTLDVADDDGPILRLGAVPTHVWHRLATGSRHVQVLRWRAAARLKTRALTSGSDALDVPPPVAWPDLPTAPWARRRVTTTHDPYGGGHPRLYLSDTRVPAMAREVRVHHLALGETSIGAGEGCDLVLDDTSDLQAVVTRTDDDEYVIGARGRATPTFVNGRELPVQTLRTGARIEVGPWRLTYVRDEFADHGRPFGGRQGGEIGRQRPQEPPRYQR, from the coding sequence ATGCCCGGCCTCGCCGCGGACGTCACCGTGGAGCTGCTGCGTGACAGCGGCGCCGTGGCGTCGGCGCGCGTCACGTCGGCGGGTCACCGCGTCGTCCTGCACAGCCGTGACCTCGACGTCCTCGTCGCAGGCCGCAGCGGGGGCGACCTGCGCACCGTCGCCGCCCGGCTGGCCGACGACGGGTGGACGCTCGACGTCGCCGACGACGACGGCCCGATCCTGCGGCTGGGTGCGGTGCCGACGCACGTGTGGCACCGGCTGGCCACCGGCTCGCGGCACGTGCAGGTGCTGCGCTGGCGTGCTGCCGCCCGGCTGAAGACGCGCGCCCTGACGAGCGGCAGTGACGCCCTCGACGTCCCGCCTCCGGTCGCCTGGCCGGACCTGCCCACCGCGCCGTGGGCACGTCGTCGGGTGACGACCACCCACGACCCGTACGGTGGCGGCCACCCGCGCCTCTACCTCTCCGACACGCGCGTCCCCGCCATGGCGCGTGAGGTGCGCGTGCACCACCTCGCGCTCGGCGAGACGTCGATCGGCGCCGGCGAGGGCTGCGACCTCGTGCTCGACGACACGAGCGACCTGCAGGCCGTCGTCACCCGCACGGACGACGACGAGTACGTGATCGGGGCCCGCGGCCGCGCGACGCCGACGTTCGTCAACGGTCGCGAGCTTCCGGTGCAGACGTTGCGCACGGGCGCGCGGATCGAAGTCGGGCCGTGGCGCCTGACCTACGTGCGCGACGAGTTCGCCGACCACGGTCGTCCGTTCGGCGGGCGCCAGGGCGGCGAGATCGGCCGCCAGCGCCCCCAGGAGCCCCCGCGGTACCAGCGCTGA